In Solanum pennellii chromosome 3, SPENNV200, a single window of DNA contains:
- the LOC107012763 gene encoding actin-depolymerizing factor 12: protein MANAVSGTAVQDECKLKFLELKAKRNYRFIIFKIDGQEVVVEKLGSPEENYDNFTNSLPHDECRYAVFDFDFTTNENIQKSKIFFIAWSPESSTVRMKMVYASSKDRFKRELDGIQVELQATEPSEMSLDLIKSRAY from the exons ATG GCAAATGCTGTGTCTGGAACGGCAGTACAAGATGAATGTAAGCTAAAATTCTTAGAATTAAAAGCAAAGAGAAACTACAGGTTCATTATCTTCAAGATTGATGGTCAGGAAGTGGTTGTAGAGAAACTTGGAAGCCCAGAAGAAAACTACGACAATTTCACTAACTCTCTCCCTCATGATGAATGTCGTTATGCTGTATTTGATTTCGACTTCACAACTAATGAAAATATCCAGAAGAGCAAGATTTTCTTTATTGCCTG GTCACCTGAATCATCAACAGTGAGGATGAAGATGGTATACGCGAGCTCAAAGGATAGATTCAAGAGAGAACTAGATGGAATTCAAGTTGAATTGCAAGCAACTGAACCTAGTGAAATGAGCTTAGATCTTATTAAATCGCGAGCCTACTGA
- the LOC107013791 gene encoding O-glucosyltransferase rumi homolog, with amino-acid sequence MATKTTSSLTLFVSLLLFIGAIFSTHFLYSPFNNSTTGYSPRKTIVTRVIRYNHTYATPAVSKQPLKKLEIQLNCTLGNLTRTCPASYYPLKFTEQNESSTSSSPPPTCPDYFRWVYDDLWHWRETGITKEMVMRAKRTADFRLVIVNGRAYVETYHKAFQSRDTFTLWGILQMLRRYPGKVPDLDLMFDCVDWPVLKTEFYRHPKAPVPPPLFRYCGNDSSLDIVFPDWSFWGWPEINIKPWETLSKDLKKGNEKMKWTEREPYAYWKGNPVVAETRRDLLKCNVSEKQDWNAHVYAQDWAQEEKQGYKQSDLANQCIHRYKIYVEGSAWSVSEKYILACDSVTLLIKPQYYDFYTRGLMPLQHYWPVKDKDKCRSIKHAVDWGNTHEQEAQAIGKAASDFIQEQLKMDYVYDYMFHLLSEYAKLLKYKPTVPRKAVELCSEAMACSAEGLTKKFMLQSMVEGPSDAIPCNMPPPYGPAGLHSILDRKENSIKQVDSWEQQYWKKQQRRF; translated from the exons ATGGCGACCAAGACAACATCTTCACTAACActttttgtttctcttcttctcttcatcGGAGCTATTTTCTCCACCCACTTCCTTTACTCTCCATTCAACAAT TCCACCACAGGATATTCTCCACGAAAGACAATAGTAACCCGCGTTATACGCTACAATCACACTTATGCAACCCCAGCAGTCTCAAAACAGCCCCTGAAGAAACTGGAAATCCAACTAAATTGTACACTTGGGAACCTCACAAGAACTTGCCCTGCATCTTACTACCCGTTGAAGTTCACGGAACAAAATGAATCCTCTACATCATCTTCTCCGCCGCCTACATGTCCAGATTACTTTCGTTGGGTCTACGATGACCTATGGCATTGGAGAGAAACAGGAATCACCAAAGAAATGGTGATGAGAGCCAAAAGAACGGCAGATTTTCGGTTGGTGATAGTGAATGGAAGAGCATATGTTGAAACCTATCATAAGGCATTTCAAAGTAGAGACACATTTACATTATGGGGCATTTTACAAATGTTACGTAGGTACCCTGGTAAAGTACCTGATTTGGACCTGATGTTCGACTGTGTCGACTGGCCAGTTCTAAAGACTGAATTCTATCGACACCCTAAGGCCCCTGTTCCTCCACCTCTGTTTCGATACTGTGGGAATGATAGTAGTTTGGATATTGTCTTCCCAGATTGGTCATTTTGGGGATG GCCAGAGATTAATATAAAGCCGTGGGAGACTTTGTCGAAGGATTTGAAGAAAGGGAATGAGAAGATGAAATGGACCGAAAGGGAACCATATGCATACTGGAAAGGCAATCCTGTTGTTGCTGAAACCAGGAGGGATCTGCTCAAGTGCAATGTTTCAGAAAAGCAGGACTGGAATGCACACGTATATGCTCAG GACTGGGCTCAAGAAGAGAAGCAAGGGTACAAGCAATCAGACTTAGCTAATCAGTGCATCCACAG ATACAAGATTTATGTAGAAGGATCTGCATGGTCCGTGAGTGAAAAATATATTCTGGCATGTGATTCTGTTACGTTACTTATAAAACCCCAGTACTACGATTTCTACACCAGAGGTTTGATGCCTCTGCAACATTACTGGCCCGTAAAAGACAAAGACAAATGCAGATCAATCAAGCATGCTGTTGATTGGGGGAATACTCATGAACAAGAG GCACAGGCGATTGGCAAGGCAGCTAGCGATTTCATTCAAGAACAACTAAAAATGGATTATGTGTACGACTACATGTTCCATCTCTTGAGTGAGTATGCAAAGCTGTTGAAATACAAGCCAACTGTACCTCGAAAAGCAGTTGAGCTTTGTTCAGAAGCAATGGCATGCTCAGCTGAAGGACTGACAAAGAAGTTCATGTTACAATCTATGGTTGAAGGCCCCTCAGACGCGATACCTTGCAACATGCCACCTCCATATGGCCCTGCAGGTCTTCACTCTATTCTTGATAGAAAAGAAAATTCGATAAAACAAGTTGACTCGTGGGAACAGCAGTACTGGAAGAAACAACAACgaagattttag
- the LOC107013954 gene encoding O-glucosyltransferase rumi homolog, with the protein MFDKHNFSPLMATKTKTSAIRSSIIILVSLFLFIGVMLSTRFRRAPFDINSILTDTTPTVSLQPQKKLQIELNCTNGNLTNTCPASYYPLKFTNQNQSNSSSPTCPDYFRWIYDDLWPWRETGVTKAMVMSGKNNADFRLVIVDGRAYVETYRESFQSRDTFTLWGILQMLRRYPGKIPDLDLMFDCGDSTVTKTKSYRLPNAPAPPPLFRYCGNNASLDIVFPDWSFWGWVEINIKPWETLSKELKKANEKLKWSKREPYAYWKGNPYVSRTRMDMLKCNVSEKQDWNARIYKQDWIKEQKQGFKQSNLASQCKHRYKIYVEGNTWSVSEKYILACDSVTLLVKPDYYDFYSRGLMPLKHYWPVNNNDKCRSIKHAVHWGNTHQKEAQEIGKAANDFLQEKLKMDYVYDYMFHLLSEYAKLLKYKPAIPKKAIELCSEVMACPAEGVIKKFMEESMVKGPSDAIPCNIPPPFSPADVHSLLVTKEKLIKQVESWEQQY; encoded by the exons atgtTTGATAAACACAATTTTAGTCCATTAATGGCTACCAAGACGAAAACTAGTGCTATAAGATCTTCGATAATAATCCTCGTCTCCCTTTTCCTCTTCATAGGAGTTATGCTCTCCACCCGATTCCGTCGCGCTCCCTTCGATATTAAT TCCATTCTCACTGATACAACTCCAACAGTCTCATTACAGCCCCAAAAGAAGCTACAAATCGAACTAAATTGTACAAATGGGAACCTCACAAACACTTGCCCTGCTTCTTACTATCCGTTAAAGTTCACGAATCAAAATCAATCCAATTCATCATCACCAACATGTCCAGATTACTTTCGATGGATCTACGATGACCTATGGCCTTGGAGAGAAACAGGAGTCACCAAAGCAATGGTGATGTCAGGCAAAAACAATGCAGATTTTCGATTGGTGATCGTGGATGGAAGAGCCTACGTTGAAACGTATCGAGAGTCATTTCAAAGCAGAGACACATTTACATTATGGGGGATTTTACAAATGTTACGTAGGTACCCTGGAAAAATACCTGATTTGGACCTGATGTTCGATTGTGGTGACAGTACAGTTACTAAGACAAAATCCTATCGACTTCCTAATGCCCCTGCTCCTCCACCTCTGTTCCGATACTGTGGAAATAACGCGAGTTTGGATATTGTTTTTCCAGATTGGTCATTCTGGGGATG ggTAGAGATTAATATAAAGCCTTGGGAAACACTGTCAAAGGAGTTAAAAAAAGCGAATGAGAAGTTAAAATGGAGCAAAAGGGAACCCTATGCATACTGGAAGGGCAATCCTTATGTTAGTAGAACCAGGATGGATATGCTCAAGTGCAATGTTTCCGAAAAACAGGACTGGAATGCGCGTATATATAAACAG GACTGGATTAAAGAACAGAAGCAAGGGTTCAAGCAATCAAATTTAGCTAGTCAGTGCAAACACAG ATACAAGATTTATGTTGAAGGAAACACATGGTCCGTGAGCGAAAAATACATTCTGGCCTGTGATTCTGTTACGTTACTTGTAAAACCAGACTACTACGATTTCTATAGCAGAGGTTTGATGCCGTTGAAACATTACTGGCCTGTAAATAATAATGACAAATGCCGATCTATCAAACATGCTGTTCACTGGGGGAATACTCATCAAAAAGAG GCTCAGGAGATTGGTAAGGCAGCAAACGATTTCCTACAAGAAAAACTCAAAATGGATTATGTTTACGATTACATGTTCCATCTCTTGAGTGAGTACGCAAAGCTATTGAAATACAAGCCCGCGATACCTAAAAAAGCAATTGAACTTTGTTCAGAAGTAATGGCATGTCCAGCTGAAGGTGTGATAAAGAAGTTCATGGAAGAATCTATGGTTAAAGGCCCCTCCGACGCGATACCTTGCAACATACCACCTCCATTTAGTCCTGCAGATGTTCACTCTCTTCTtgttacaaaagaaaaattgattaaacAAGTTGAATCATGGGAACAACAATACTAG
- the LOC107014029 gene encoding protein O-glucosyltransferase 1-like: MEIGYQRVGNQRRSIESFWLPFYINKPFAKYFLLFFIFLLLIGSYLWTTQLDTNSNELQSRRGKFPLNCSSGNNTRTCPVNYYPADYKFVNDNPSSSSPNCPHYFHWIHEDLKPWRETGITEEMVERANRTANFRLVILNGRAYVETYEKGFQTRDVFTLWGILQLLRRYPGKIPDLDMMFDCVDWPVVRSSDFAGENAVAPPPLFRYCGDNETLDIVFPDWSFWGWAEINIKPWQDLLKDLDKGNRMQRWLNRAPYAYWKGNPEVAEKRMELVKCNVTENQEWNARIYVQDWKEEIKQGFKHSDLGNQCHHRYKIYIEGSAWSVSEKYILACDSVSLLVTPHYYDFFSRSLLPLVHYWPINEDDKCASIKFAVDWGNKYKKKVQRIGREASDFIQEDLKMDYVYDYMFHLLNEYAKLLKYKPKVPKNANELCSEIMACPAEGTEKKLMMESMVNWPIDESPCKMPIPFDKLSLDSYYKRKQNSIKEVRTLERDYLREQRMKTKILG, translated from the exons ATGGAAATTGGATATCAAAGGGTTGGGAATCAAAGAAGATCTATTGAGTCATTTTGGCTTCCATTTTATATTAACAAACCCTTTGCTAAatactttcttcttttcttcatcttcctcctCCTAATTGGTTCATACTTGTGGACAACCCAGCTCGACACAAATTCAAAC GAATTGCAAAGTAGGAGAGGGAAATTTCCACTTAATTGTTCATCTGGTAACAACACAAGAACATGTCCAGTAAATTACTATCCAGCAGATTACAAATTCGTTAACGACAACCCTTCATCGTCTTCTCCAAACTGTCCACATTACTTTCATTGGATACACGAAGATTTAAAACCATGGAGGGAAACAGGTATAACTGAAGAAATGGTGGAGAGGGCTAACAGGACAGCTAATTTTAGACTTGTAATATTGAATGGAAGGGCTTATGTAGAAACATATGAAAAGGGGTTCCAAACTAGAGATGTTTTTACATTATGGGGAATTCTTCAGTTGTTAAGAAGGTACCCTGGAAAAATTCCTGATCTTGATATGATGTTCGATTGTGTCGATTGGCCTGTCGTTAGATCAAGTGATTTTGCTGGGGAAAATGCTGTTGCTCCACCCCCTTTGTTTCGATATTGTGGGGACAACGAAACGTTGGATATTGTTTTCCCTGATTGGTCTTTTTGGGGATG GGCTGAAATCAATATAAAGCCATGGCAAGACTTGTTGAAGGATCTTGACAAAGGGAATAGGATGCAGAGATGGCTGAATAGAGCGCCATATGCGTACTGGAAAGGCAATCCGGAAGTTGCTGAGAAGAGAATGGAGCTCGTTAAGTGCAACGTGACTGAAAATCAGGAATGGAATGCTCGAATTTATGTCCAG GATTGGAAAGAAGAGATAAAGCAAGGATTCAAGCATTCCGACTTAGGAAATCAATGTCACCATAG ATACAAAATATACATTGAAGGATCTGCTTGGTCTGTTAGTGAGAAATATATTCTTGCTTGTGACTCAGTTTCTTTGCTAGTAACACCTCACTACTATGATTTTTTCTCAAGAAGTTTGTTGCCACTAGTCCACTATTGGCCCATAAATGAAGATGACAAGTGTGCATCCATCAAATTTGCAGTTGATTGGGGtaataaatacaagaaaaag GTACAAAGAATTGGTAGAGAAGCAAGTGATTTTATTCAAGAGGATTTGAAGATGGATTATGTATATGATTACATGTTTCATTTGttaaatgaatatgctaagctGCTTAAATACAAGCCAAAAGTGCCTAAAAATGCAAATGAACTCTGCTCAGAGATAATGGCATGTCCAGCTGAAGGTACTGAAAAGAAGTTAATGATGGAATCAATGGTGAATTGGCCAATTGATGAAAGTCCATGCAAAATGCCAATACCTTTTGATAAATTGTCACTTGATTCatattataaaagaaaacaaaattcaataaaagaGGTTCGTACATTGGAGAGAGATTACTTGAGGGAGCAAAGAATGAAAACTAAGATATTAGGTTAG